One genomic segment of Falco biarmicus isolate bFalBia1 chromosome 15, bFalBia1.pri, whole genome shotgun sequence includes these proteins:
- the CDH1 gene encoding LOW QUALITY PROTEIN: cadherin-1 (The sequence of the model RefSeq protein was modified relative to this genomic sequence to represent the inferred CDS: deleted 1 base in 1 codon), whose amino-acid sequence MGRCGGCAAPLCLLLLLLQADHRLCEQFVPCQPGFTAETFNLTVPRDSVAAGQVLGRVSFVNCGEQQRAMYLSDDTHFRVSRDGVISATRPLQLQQQEISFSVYAWDVLGKKHSTRVTLRRWWHHHLHQHQDAAPDVLIFPKHGHGLQRQKRDWVIPPINCPENERGPFPKKLVQIKSNKDKETTVFYSITGQGADTPPVGVFTIERETGWLEVTKPLDREEIDKYVLFSHAVSANGQPVEDPMEIIITVTDQNDNRPIFTKQVFVGYIEENAKPGTSVMTVNATDADDGVNVNNGIINYSILSEEPKSAQRMFTIDPEKGIISVIGTGLDRETTPNYTLIIQAADQEGSGLTNTATAIVEVTDANDNPPIFNPTSYEGTVNENEVGVVVARLHVMDGDMQGSPAWQAVYRIKSGDQDGDFSITTDPKTNDGILKTAKGLDYETRSRYNLVVTVENAVPFTVPLPLSTASVLVLVGDVNEAPVFVPPVKRVEVMEDLPLGHQVTSYTAQDPDKDQRQKITYRMGSDPAGWLAIDPENGIVTAAQPLDRESMHAINSTYKAIVLAVDSGSPDATGTGTLLLLLQDVNDNGPMPEPRIFDICNRQPEEQTLNIVDKDLPPNTYPFQAGLEHGSGANWTVRVIEQDLLVLKLVKQLEPGEYSIFLKLTDGQGKVQVTPVKAQVCDCEGPAKNCERRAYIASGVGIPTILGILGGILVLLILLLLLLLFARRRRVVKEPLLPPEDDMRDNVYHYDEEGGGEEDQDYDLSQLHRGLDARPEVIRNDVAPPLMTAPQYRPRPANPDEIGNFIDENLKAADTDPTAPPYDSLLVFDYEGSGSEATSLSSLNSSASDRDQDYDYLNDWGSRFRKLADLYGGGEDDD is encoded by the exons tgAGCTttgtgaactgtggtgagcagCAGCGTGCCATGTACCTCTCGGATGACACACACTTCAGGGTGAGCAGGGATGGTGTCATTTCTGCAACCCGgcccctgcagctccagcagcaggagatcAGCTTCTCTGTCTACGCATGGGACGTCTTGGGCAAGAAGCATTCGACCAGGGTGACCCTGCGCAGGTGGTGGCATCATCACCTCCACCAGCACCAG gaCGCAGCGCCTGACGTGCTGATCTTCCCTAAGCACGGCCATGGCCTCCAGCGGCAGAAGAGGGACTGGGTCATCCCCCCCATCAACTGCCCCGAGAACGAGCGGGGACCCTTCCCCAAGAAGCTGGTGCAG ATCAAATCCAACAAGGACAAGGAGACCACAGTTTTCTACAGCATcacggggcag ggggcggACACCCCCCCCGTGGGCGTCTTCACCATTGAGCGGGAGACGGGGTGGCTGGAGGTGACGAAGCCGCTGGACCGGGAGGAGATCGATAAATACGTC CTCTTCTCCCACGCCGTGTCGGCCAACgggcagcctgtggaggaccccatggAGATCATCATCACCGTCACAGACCAGAATGACAACCGGCCCATCTTCACCAAGCAAGTCTTTGTTGGCTATATTGAGGAGAACGCAAAGCCGG GCACATCTGTGATGACCGTGAACGCCACAGATGCAGATGATGGGGTCAATGTGAACAACGGCATCATCAACTACTCCATCCTCAGCGAGGAGCCCAAGAGTGCGCAACGGATGTTCACCATTGACCCGGAGAAGGGCATCATCAGTGTCATCGGCACCGGGCTGGACCGAGAG ACCACTCCCAACTACACACTAATCATCCAGGCTGCGGACCAGGAGGGCAGTGGCCTGACCAACACTGCCACCGCCATCGTGGAAGTCACCGATGCAAACGACAACCCTCCCATCTTCAACCCCACCTCG TATGAGGGGACGGTGAATGAAAATGAGGTGGGGGTGGTAGTGGCCCGGCTGCACGTGATGGACGGGGACATGCAGGGCTCCCCTGCCTGGCAAGCTGTCTACCGCATCAAGAGCGGAGACCAGGATGGTGACTTCAGCATCACCACCGACCCCAAAACCAACGATGGCATCCTGAAAACCGCCAAG GGCCTGGATTACGAGACCAGAAGCCGGTATAACCTCGTGGTGACAGTGGAGAATGCCGTCCCCTTCACCGTGCCCCTGCCGCTCTCCACAGCCAGTGTCCTGGTGTTGGTTGGAGATGTGAATGAAGCCCCTGTTTTCGTGCCCCCAGTTAAGAGGGTGGAGGTGATGGAGGATCTGCCACTGGGGCACCAGGTCACCTCCTACACTGCCCAGGACCCGGACAAGGATCAGAGGCAGAAAATCAC GTACCGCATGGGCAGTGACCCCGCGGGGTGGCTGGCCATCGACCCTGAGAACGGCATCGTCACGGCAGCCCAGCCGCTGGACCGGGAGTCAATGCACGCCATCAACAGCACCTACAAGGCCATTGTCCTGGCGGTGGACAGTG GGTCGCCGGATGCCACTGGCACAGGGACgctgctccttctcctccaggaTGTGAACGACAACGGGCCCATGCCAGAGCCCCGGATCTTTGACATCTGCAACCGGCAGCCTGAGGAGCAGACGCTGAACATTGTCGACAAGGACCTGCCCCCCAACACCTACCCCTTccaagcagggctggagcacgGCTCTGGTGCCAATTGGACTGTCAGGGTGATTGAACAAG ACCTGCTGGTGCTGAAGCTGGTGAAGCAGCTGGAGCCGGGGGAGTACAGCATCTTCCTGAAGCTGACCGATGGCCAGGGCAAGGTGCAGGTGACGCCAGTCAAAGCCCAGGTGTGCGACTGTGAAGGGCCAGCCAAAAACTGTGAGCGGCGAGCGTACATTGCTAGTGGCGTGGGCATCCCCACCATCCTGGGCATCCTGGGTGGCATCCTGGTGCTGCTGA tcctgctgctgctgctgctgctcttcgCCAGGCGCAGGAGGGTGGTGAAGGAGCCACTGCTCCCACCTGAGGATGACATGCGGGACAACGTCTACCACTACGACGAGGAGGGTGGTGGTGAGGAGGACCAG GACTATGACCTGAGCCAGCTGCACCGGGGCCTGGATGCCCGCCCCGAGGTGATCCGCAATGATGTGGCCCCTCCACTGATGACTGCCCCCCAGTACCGGCCCCGGCCTGCCAATCCTGACGAGATCGGGAATTTCATCGATGAG AACCTGAAGGCGGCAGACACGGACCCCACGGCCCCCCCCTACGACTCCCTGCTGGTGTTTGACTACGAGGGCAGCGGCTCAGAGGCCACCTCGCTCAGCTCCCTCAACTCCTCTGCCTCCGACCGCGACCAGGACTACGACTACCTCAACGACTGGGGCAGCCGCTTCAGGAAGCTGGCAGACCTCTACGGCGGCGGGGAGGACGACGACTAG